From the genome of bacterium, one region includes:
- a CDS encoding UDP-N-acetylmuramoyl-L-alanine--D-glutamate ligase yields the protein MKVRDKKVGVLGLGKSGIAAANLLYRLGAKVFISEINEQSSLEGLSGNFEIEVGVHSQRVLGNDLIVISPGINPDIPIIKEAKRLNIPIISEIELAFSFLNGQRLVSVTGTNGKTTVTTFIGEVMKNEGRKTVVAGNIGYPLCKAVEGLNQDAILVTEISSFQLENIDKFRPQISLLLNITEDHLDRYFDMEEYTRAKINIFKNQQKGDFILLNADNFRIKNLDLKTPAKIIYFSTQIKVKEGIYVWDNKIISNIKGDEEFICGIEDLKIKGRHNLENVLAVVGVSVLLDVNRNVLRRTISSFSGLEHRLEEVRKISGVTYLNDSKATNIDAMIRALESFSDPIILIAGGRDKKGNFILLRDLIAKKVRKIILLGEAKEKIKNLLGDCVETHLVKDLSQAVNLSYTLAEEGDIVLLSPGCSSYDMFSNFEERGKCFKEEVLKLESRIKQDALSL from the coding sequence ATGAAAGTAAGAGATAAAAAAGTAGGAGTTTTAGGTTTAGGTAAGAGCGGCATAGCTGCGGCTAATCTTCTTTATCGACTTGGAGCCAAAGTATTTATTAGCGAAATTAATGAGCAGTCATCTCTGGAAGGACTAAGTGGGAATTTTGAAATAGAGGTAGGGGTTCATAGTCAGAGAGTGTTAGGGAATGATTTAATCGTTATCAGTCCGGGCATAAATCCAGATATTCCTATCATTAAAGAAGCTAAAAGATTAAATATTCCAATAATCAGCGAAATAGAATTAGCCTTTAGTTTTTTGAATGGCCAGAGATTAGTCTCGGTTACCGGGACTAATGGTAAAACTACGGTAACTACCTTCATTGGAGAGGTTATGAAAAACGAAGGAAGGAAGACCGTGGTGGCAGGAAATATTGGTTACCCTCTTTGTAAGGCGGTGGAAGGACTTAATCAAGATGCTATTTTAGTTACCGAGATAAGTAGTTTTCAATTAGAAAATATCGATAAATTTAGACCCCAGATTAGCCTTTTATTAAATATTACCGAGGATCATTTAGATAGATATTTTGATATGGAAGAATATACCAGAGCTAAGATAAATATCTTTAAAAATCAACAAAAAGGAGACTTTATTTTATTAAATGCCGATAATTTTAGAATAAAAAACTTAGATCTAAAGACACCGGCTAAGATTATTTATTTTAGCACTCAGATTAAAGTTAAAGAAGGCATTTATGTCTGGGATAATAAGATTATTTCTAATATCAAAGGAGATGAAGAATTTATTTGCGGGATAGAAGATCTTAAGATTAAAGGAAGACATAATTTAGAAAATGTTTTAGCAGTAGTGGGTGTTTCTGTCTTGTTAGATGTTAACCGAAATGTCCTAAGGAGAACTATTTCAAGCTTTTCTGGCTTAGAACACCGTTTAGAAGAAGTAAGAAAGATAAGCGGCGTTACTTATCTTAATGATTCAAAAGCCACTAATATTGATGCGATGATAAGGGCATTAGAAAGTTTTAGCGATCCTATTATCTTAATTGCTGGAGGAAGGGATAAGAAAGGAAATTTCATCTTACTCCGAGATTTAATAGCCAAGAAGGTAAGAAAGATAATCTTATTAGGGGAAGCTAAAGAAAAGATAAAAAATTTATTAGGAGATTGCGTCGAGACTCATTTGGTTAAAGATCTTTCTCAAGCTGTTAACTTATCTTATACCTTAGCGGAAGAAGGTGACATCGTCTTACTTTCTCCGGGATGCAGCAGCTATGATATGTTTTCTAACTTTGAAGAAAGAGGAAAGTGCTTCAAAGAAGAGGTCTTAAAATTAGAATCAAGGATAAAGCAAGATGCCTTATCATTAT